The genomic stretch AACGATTCTTGGTACTATCCCAAATATTGACTCAAATGCGGCCTGCCCCTGCCAAAACGGTGCTGGTTGCCATTGCACTGCTACCCAGATTGAAAGAACTAAAACGATGTTTGAGATAAATCCTATCAAGACTGCTTTGATCGCCTCTTTTTCAGAATAAAGTTCAGAAAGAAAGTCAGTCAGTAAAAATGTCGTAGAGTAAACTAAGACTGCAGCAGGGACTGTAAATGGCCCAAAAACGACTATTTTGGACGCAATTATATTAGCGACAACTGTAAAGCTTGCAAACATTCCGATAATGTATTCTACGCCATATCTCTTTGCAATAACTGCCGAGAAAGATCCAATCACAAGTGTCAAAAGCATCCAGACTATAATTTCAATCATAAGCGAGCCTTCTATTTTTTTTATATTAGTTGATTTAAAGATTTTTCACGTTGTCAGTTTTATTTAAAAATCCATAAGGAATCAAGAAAGGTACTCTCGTTGTATAATCTAGGTATCGCTCCCCGAATAAAGCTATCATCGCCTTTTCTTCTTCTTTAGACATGTAAATAACAAAGATTGTGATTAACAGGGCAAATTCAAAATATAATAAGTAAGGGCTTGCAATGATGAATCCCCACACAGCCAATAGCCATGAAAAATACAGAGGGTGTCTACAAATAGAGTATGCCCCATCATAGAAGAATACCTTTGGAGTATCCAATATACCAAAATATTGAGGTAGTCTATCAGCTTTTGATATTTGAAGTGTTACATAAAAAGATAACCACATAGCTATCAGAGGCGGGACTATTCCGATAAGACCTTTTATGGGGGTAAACAGTTCAGGTGTTATTTTTCTGTATAAAAATACAAGATACAAAGTAAGGCCCAAAAATAGGAGTGAGACGGGTATTCTTATCAAGGTGTATGAGGAAAGACTTAAATTAAATTTTGAGGTTAATGCTTTCTTAAAAAAGTCTTTTGCAGTGGCAGAATGCCATATGCTAAAAATCATGAAAACAAATAAAACTAGTACATATTCAATCATAAAATCACATTTAAAGTTAATTCAATTAAATTAAAAAGGTTTGCTTAGAAAATTAAAGAAAAAAATTAAAAATTAATATTTTATTTTGGTATTGCGCCAAAGAACTTGGTGTACCATGCTTCATACAAGAAGTAGTATAGTATCAAGGATACAAATAGTCCTATGAACCATGTCCACATTCCAGCTGCAGGTATTAAA from Methanofastidiosum sp. encodes the following:
- a CDS encoding queuosine precursor transporter, whose amino-acid sequence is MIEIIVWMLLTLVIGSFSAVIAKRYGVEYIIGMFASFTVVANIIASKIVVFGPFTVPAAVLVYSTTFLLTDFLSELYSEKEAIKAVLIGFISNIVLVLSIWVAVQWQPAPFWQGQAAFESIFGIVPRIVLGSMIAYIVSQNLDVKIFIFFKNKYPKYLWLRNNAGTMISQLVDTVIFITIAFYGTAPTNILISLIIGQYIVKWIIAVVDTPFLYIVKSIYNKY